The proteins below come from a single Gemmatimonadales bacterium genomic window:
- a CDS encoding serine/threonine-protein kinase, with product MTDTLVEHLQHALGDAYTIERELEGGGMSRVFVAREHALGREVVIKVLPPDLAAGVNRDRFRREVQLAARLSHPYIVPLLHAGEDGELLWFTMPYIAGESLRTRLQRGGPLPLAEVIRLLRDVVEALAYAHSRGVVHRDIKPANILSDGQHALVTDFGVAKALNAALPMTGPGHTTSGMAIGTPAYMAPEQLAADPEADQRVDIYAVGLLAYELLSGASPFAAPSPTATMTAQLTRVPSPLHELRSDVPEAFSRLVQHCLAKSPEDRPPNAEAILAELDQISGALAAHAHRGGEALRPRASSVPLVLATIAVVVLVAGGFWWTQRHAINAVTRDSTVGRVGSGDTSDAATITKPMTHADSLAIAEAFRDQLKQLDPKYARKPPAKSVDSMPLDIQIERTDSLVRARLREYAAQLPMAVRPPAANVVPPGGTPSAPTIPNVAATVSGTRSLTIVLPGRHGPDSALEHDIASELERRLTRFGEWDKVTIDSSWRGNRAPGTGPSDAYIYLNLRHGSNDSVTLSLYIRNAAPGTSFGYNALNSDPVYRPTGAAPFGSTIRRAGQLLGQLRRLPPGQPWSQDMGRGGPSSYIEVNPGMGRGFTLRMDSLRHIGDSIRAHGYRPPPHRDSVP from the coding sequence GTGACCGACACGCTGGTCGAGCATCTCCAGCACGCCCTCGGCGATGCCTACACCATCGAGCGCGAGCTCGAGGGTGGCGGGATGAGCCGCGTCTTCGTGGCGCGCGAGCACGCGCTCGGCCGCGAGGTGGTCATCAAGGTGCTCCCGCCGGATCTTGCCGCCGGGGTCAATCGCGACCGCTTCCGTCGCGAAGTCCAGCTCGCCGCCCGGCTGTCGCATCCGTACATCGTGCCGTTGCTCCATGCCGGTGAGGATGGCGAGCTCCTCTGGTTCACCATGCCCTACATCGCCGGTGAGTCACTCCGCACACGATTGCAGCGGGGCGGGCCATTGCCGCTCGCCGAAGTCATCCGCCTGCTGCGCGACGTGGTCGAAGCGCTTGCCTACGCGCACTCGCGCGGCGTGGTGCACCGAGACATCAAGCCGGCCAACATCCTCTCCGACGGCCAGCATGCGCTGGTCACCGATTTCGGCGTGGCGAAGGCGCTGAACGCCGCGCTTCCGATGACCGGTCCGGGGCACACGACCTCGGGGATGGCGATTGGCACGCCGGCATACATGGCGCCGGAACAACTCGCGGCCGATCCCGAAGCCGATCAGCGAGTCGATATCTACGCAGTCGGGCTGCTGGCCTACGAACTGTTGAGCGGCGCGAGCCCGTTCGCGGCACCATCGCCCACCGCGACGATGACCGCGCAGCTGACCCGCGTGCCGTCGCCGCTGCACGAGCTGCGGTCCGATGTTCCCGAAGCATTTTCGCGACTGGTGCAGCATTGCCTCGCCAAGTCGCCGGAAGACCGGCCGCCGAACGCCGAAGCGATTCTCGCCGAACTCGACCAGATCTCTGGCGCGCTTGCTGCCCACGCGCACCGCGGCGGCGAAGCGCTGCGCCCCAGGGCATCGTCGGTGCCGCTGGTCCTCGCGACGATCGCCGTCGTGGTGCTCGTCGCCGGCGGATTCTGGTGGACGCAGCGTCATGCGATCAACGCGGTCACGCGAGACAGCACCGTTGGCCGCGTCGGGTCGGGCGACACCAGCGACGCAGCCACGATCACCAAGCCGATGACGCACGCCGATTCGCTCGCGATCGCCGAGGCGTTCCGCGATCAACTGAAACAGCTCGACCCGAAGTACGCCAGGAAGCCGCCGGCGAAGAGCGTCGATTCCATGCCGCTCGACATCCAGATCGAGCGCACCGATTCACTGGTGCGCGCGCGGCTGCGCGAATACGCGGCGCAACTTCCCATGGCCGTCCGCCCGCCGGCGGCGAACGTCGTTCCGCCGGGAGGTACTCCGAGCGCACCAACAATCCCGAACGTGGCGGCGACGGTCAGCGGGACACGCTCACTGACGATCGTGCTGCCGGGGCGTCACGGGCCCGACTCGGCCCTCGAGCACGACATCGCCTCCGAACTGGAGCGTCGGCTCACGCGCTTCGGTGAATGGGACAAGGTGACGATCGACAGCAGCTGGCGGGGGAACCGTGCACCGGGAACCGGGCCATCCGACGCGTATATCTATCTCAATCTTCGGCACGGCAGCAACGATTCGGTGACGTTGTCGCTGTACATCCGCAACGCCGCGCCGGGAACGAGCTTCGGCTATAACGCGCTCAACAGCGACCCGGTCTACCGGCCGACCGGAGCCGCGCCGTTCGGCAGCACGATCCGGCGCGCCGGCCAATTGCTGGGGCAGTTGCGACGCCTCCCACCGGGGCAGCCCTGGTCGCAGGACATGGGGCGCGGCGGGCCGTCGTCGTATATCGAGGTCAATCCCGGTATGGGGCGCGGATTCACGCTGCGGATGGATTCGCTGCGGCACATCGGCGATTCGATCCGGGCGCACGGCTATCGCCCCCCGCCTCACCGGGATTCAGTGCCGTAA
- a CDS encoding M13 family metallopeptidase: NYITTMLRLAGFDHADLRAGAVLALEISIAGTQATHEATENDHNADHVWMPADFVRNAPGIDWPAFLAAAGLDTTAGIVAWQPSAVTGMASLVASEPVAMWQDYLRFHLLDDNADILPHQFADAARTMHDAISSAPAPASRAQRALDATMAAMSDEIGPVYAERYFPADQKRRVQDAVAGVAAAFARRVASATWMSAATRSLALEKLRTLYIGIGYPERWPADTALVIDPHDPVGNLGRVAAERRRRAVSQIGLPVDRSDWWIAPQTVGAILIFQQNAYEFSAGLLQPPRYDPRGSDAATYGAIGAIIGHDISHFIDRLGAEYDTTGAMRRWWQGDELARFDSLARPLVDQFSQYHPFPDASVNGALTASENIADLAGLSAALDAFHNSIGARASDTAYVAPLDREFFLAFARSWRVRLSDSAMRAQLGQDHAPEMYRVATVRNLDAWYRAFGVKPGDRLYLPPAARVRIW; encoded by the coding sequence AACTACATCACGACGATGCTGCGCCTGGCGGGATTCGATCACGCCGATCTTCGCGCCGGCGCCGTGCTCGCACTCGAAATCTCGATCGCCGGCACGCAGGCAACGCACGAGGCTACCGAGAATGACCACAACGCCGACCACGTCTGGATGCCGGCGGACTTCGTGCGCAACGCTCCCGGCATCGACTGGCCGGCGTTCCTCGCGGCGGCCGGACTCGACACGACGGCAGGGATCGTCGCCTGGCAACCGAGCGCCGTCACCGGAATGGCATCGCTGGTGGCGTCGGAACCGGTGGCGATGTGGCAGGACTATCTCCGCTTTCACCTCCTCGACGACAACGCCGATATCCTGCCGCATCAGTTCGCCGACGCCGCACGTACGATGCACGACGCGATCAGCAGCGCGCCCGCCCCGGCGTCGCGAGCGCAACGGGCGCTCGATGCCACCATGGCTGCGATGAGCGACGAGATCGGCCCGGTGTACGCCGAGCGGTATTTCCCGGCAGACCAGAAGCGTCGCGTACAGGACGCGGTCGCCGGCGTGGCTGCGGCGTTTGCGCGACGCGTCGCGTCGGCAACCTGGATGTCCGCGGCTACCCGCTCGCTGGCGCTGGAGAAGCTCCGCACGTTGTACATCGGGATCGGCTATCCGGAACGATGGCCGGCTGACACCGCGCTGGTGATCGATCCGCACGATCCCGTCGGCAATCTCGGGCGGGTTGCTGCGGAGCGTCGGCGTCGCGCGGTGTCACAGATCGGGCTGCCGGTCGATCGATCCGACTGGTGGATCGCGCCGCAAACCGTCGGCGCCATCCTCATCTTCCAGCAGAACGCCTATGAATTTTCCGCCGGACTGCTGCAGCCTCCCCGCTATGATCCGCGGGGCTCTGACGCGGCGACGTACGGCGCCATCGGTGCGATCATCGGCCACGACATCAGTCATTTCATCGACCGCCTCGGTGCGGAGTACGACACGACGGGGGCGATGCGTCGCTGGTGGCAGGGCGATGAACTTGCGCGCTTCGATTCACTCGCCAGGCCACTCGTGGACCAATTCTCCCAGTATCACCCATTCCCTGACGCATCGGTCAACGGGGCACTCACCGCATCGGAGAATATCGCCGACCTCGCCGGTCTCTCTGCGGCGCTCGACGCATTCCACAATTCCATCGGCGCCCGGGCGAGTGACACGGCGTATGTCGCACCGCTGGATCGCGAGTTCTTCCTTGCCTTTGCGAGGAGCTGGCGAGTTCGCTTGAGCGACTCGGCGATGCGCGCGCAACTCGGCCAGGATCACGCGCCCGAGATGTATCGCGTCGCGACGGTGCGGAATCTCGACGCCTGGTATCGCGCGTTCGGCGTGAAACCCGGCGATCGGCTCTATCTCCCACCCGCCGCACGCGTACGGATCTGGTAG
- a CDS encoding isoamylase early set domain-containing protein, translating into MSDELSPDDPLRRAVDALRRPVNVTPGLPERARRRARRRTIARGIRVAMLVVAIGIADFLLRQHDGTAVTFALTAPAVHSVALVGDFTDWRTDRVELHRATGGEWTATVRLAPGRYRFAYLVNQDEWRADARAANAPDDFGRPTSVVTVVRE; encoded by the coding sequence ATGAGCGACGAACTTTCTCCCGACGATCCGCTGCGACGTGCGGTGGATGCGCTGCGCCGCCCGGTCAACGTGACACCCGGACTCCCGGAGCGAGCGCGACGCCGCGCGCGACGCCGCACCATTGCGCGCGGCATCCGCGTGGCGATGCTCGTGGTGGCGATCGGCATCGCTGATTTCCTCTTGAGGCAGCACGATGGTACTGCGGTCACGTTCGCACTCACGGCACCGGCGGTCCACTCCGTTGCCCTGGTCGGCGATTTCACCGACTGGCGCACCGACCGCGTCGAACTGCATCGGGCCACCGGTGGGGAGTGGACGGCTACGGTCCGCCTCGCCCCCGGTCGCTACCGCTTCGCGTATCTTGTCAATCAGGATGAATGGCGAGCCGATGCGCGGGCCGCGAATGCGCCCGACGACTTCGGCCGTCCCACTTCGGTGGTCACGGTGGTGAGGGAATAG
- a CDS encoding pyridoxal-dependent decarboxylase, producing MPDLHPDLPAAEFTALGHDVIDLLAQYFSELDTAPAFPACKPDEVAALFSGPPPEQAEPVSTILADWRDKIIPNSSRQGSARWFGFVNGSGSQIGALADAMASTLNPNCGGWRASPAATEIERCTVRWLAELIGYPRDCAGVLLSGGTMANVAALRTAMVAKADWDIGTHGVQGRGSAGPLTVYMADHETHVSLVRAVDLLGLGRAALRGVPSNDDFTINTAALEQMIDADRAAGMTPFCIVGHVGSINVGTIDDIPALVEIARRQNLWLHLDGACGALGGMLPELQPLLGALGEADSVSFDAHKWLGVPYEAGCVLVRDEHAMRRAWSMQATYLLPARENEYDGLNFFDYGPQLSRCWRALKVWMTLRYYGAEGMRTFFRQTMKCATRLHELVSESDDFEVVQPAPVLYIYAFRWAPRALRGNDALLDELNQRISDELQHRLLAFAMTTRIRGRVTQRLSICSHRTTIADIEATFADMQRIGQELLAAM from the coding sequence GTGCCCGATCTTCATCCCGATCTTCCCGCCGCCGAATTCACGGCGCTGGGTCACGACGTCATCGATCTTCTCGCCCAGTATTTCTCCGAGCTCGACACCGCTCCGGCCTTTCCGGCGTGCAAGCCCGATGAAGTCGCTGCGCTCTTCAGCGGTCCGCCGCCGGAGCAGGCCGAGCCGGTAAGCACGATCCTCGCCGACTGGCGCGACAAGATCATTCCCAATTCATCGCGGCAGGGATCTGCGCGATGGTTCGGCTTCGTGAACGGATCGGGGAGTCAGATCGGCGCCCTCGCCGATGCAATGGCGAGCACGCTCAATCCCAACTGCGGCGGGTGGCGTGCGTCGCCCGCGGCGACGGAGATCGAGCGCTGCACCGTGCGCTGGCTCGCCGAGCTGATCGGATATCCCAGGGATTGCGCCGGTGTCCTGCTCAGCGGCGGCACGATGGCCAACGTCGCGGCGCTGCGCACGGCGATGGTCGCCAAGGCCGACTGGGATATCGGCACGCACGGCGTACAGGGACGCGGTAGCGCCGGACCGTTGACCGTCTACATGGCCGACCACGAAACCCACGTGTCGCTGGTGCGCGCGGTCGACCTCCTCGGCCTTGGCCGCGCCGCGCTCCGCGGCGTCCCGTCGAATGACGATTTCACCATCAACACCGCCGCGCTCGAGCAGATGATCGACGCCGACCGCGCCGCTGGAATGACGCCGTTCTGCATTGTCGGCCACGTCGGATCGATCAACGTCGGCACGATCGACGACATCCCTGCGCTGGTGGAGATCGCCCGCCGACAGAACCTGTGGCTCCATCTCGACGGCGCGTGCGGCGCCCTGGGCGGGATGCTTCCCGAACTGCAACCGCTCCTCGGTGCACTTGGCGAGGCGGACTCCGTGTCGTTCGACGCACACAAGTGGCTCGGTGTCCCGTACGAAGCAGGGTGCGTCCTCGTGCGCGACGAGCACGCCATGCGGCGCGCCTGGTCGATGCAGGCGACCTACCTCCTTCCGGCGCGCGAGAACGAATACGACGGCCTCAACTTCTTCGACTACGGGCCGCAGTTGTCGCGCTGCTGGCGCGCGCTCAAGGTCTGGATGACGCTGCGCTATTACGGCGCCGAAGGGATGCGGACCTTCTTCCGCCAGACGATGAAGTGCGCCACTCGGCTGCATGAGCTGGTGAGCGAGTCCGACGATTTCGAAGTGGTCCAGCCGGCACCAGTGCTCTACATCTACGCTTTCCGCTGGGCGCCCAGGGCCTTGCGTGGCAACGATGCACTGCTCGACGAACTCAATCAGCGGATCTCCGACGAGCTGCAGCATCGCCTCCTCGCCTTTGCGATGACGACGCGCATTCGCGGGCGGGTGACGCAGCGCCTGTCGATCTGTTCGCATCGCACCACCATCGCCGACATCGAGGCGACCTTTGCCGACATGCAGCGGATCGGCCAGGAGCTCCTCGCCGCGATGTGA
- a CDS encoding carbon-nitrogen hydrolase family protein — protein MRVTACELPHEPNVLAAAWAKLCEHSWRHESELVLLPELAMVEPLWDAPAFDAARWERAEEASERWLALLRELHARQVIGTGPITIGGKRYNQGFCWSASDGLRPLRRKFHLPSQPGEWETRWFDRGDAEFPEFRSGELVFGLNICSELWALESYAGYAAGDAQVIFAPRATAAATVAKWLAVGVVAAVRSGAYCVSSNRVDAAGNCGGVGWIISPDGTILATTSAATPCITVDLDLAAPAAARRSYPRYLFNGPGPTAAQGDFAERRRIA, from the coding sequence ATGCGTGTCACCGCGTGTGAATTGCCGCACGAGCCGAATGTGCTCGCCGCGGCCTGGGCGAAGCTCTGCGAGCACAGCTGGCGTCACGAGTCGGAACTGGTCCTGCTTCCGGAGCTTGCGATGGTCGAGCCGCTGTGGGACGCTCCGGCGTTCGACGCCGCGCGGTGGGAGCGTGCGGAAGAAGCGAGCGAACGATGGCTGGCGCTGTTGCGCGAGCTGCACGCCAGGCAGGTCATCGGTACCGGTCCGATTACCATCGGGGGGAAGCGATACAACCAGGGATTCTGCTGGTCGGCGTCGGATGGCCTGCGGCCGTTGCGGCGGAAGTTTCATCTCCCGTCACAACCCGGCGAATGGGAGACACGCTGGTTCGACCGAGGCGACGCCGAGTTTCCGGAGTTTCGTTCCGGCGAGCTGGTGTTCGGACTCAACATCTGCAGCGAATTGTGGGCGTTGGAGAGTTACGCCGGCTATGCGGCCGGTGATGCCCAGGTGATCTTCGCGCCGCGCGCGACAGCTGCCGCCACTGTGGCGAAATGGTTGGCGGTCGGTGTGGTGGCAGCAGTGCGCTCGGGGGCGTATTGCGTTTCATCCAACCGCGTCGACGCCGCCGGCAATTGCGGCGGCGTCGGCTGGATCATTTCGCCGGACGGAACAATCCTCGCGACGACGAGTGCGGCAACTCCGTGCATTACCGTCGATCTTGATCTCGCCGCGCCGGCGGCGGCGCGCCGGAGTTACCCGCGTTATCTGTTCAACGGACCCGGCCCCACGGCGGCGCAAGGGGATTTCGCCGAACGCCGCCGCATCGCGTGA